From Kamptonema formosum PCC 6407, a single genomic window includes:
- a CDS encoding 2-isopropylmalate synthase, which produces MSKLPLIISDETLRDGEQQAGLFLPYETKKTLAKLISQTGVHQIDIMPAVHETEEHLLKTLVAEGNGSIMMAATMVGKQFIDQALACGVERIILFYAVSDRLLLLRDAEVRNLVASPEKIEDDNLPNALVHRVRQNMINKVLENLRYATSAEVGLKVEFAAEDASRAEFNFLVDCIRSFQPYIEHFVLCDTMGILTPEKTYVWVHDLIELTNNTALGVHFHNDLGMALENTIQAVIAGSSMISGTFLGIGERAGNIPLEQVLNGLRWRFGIEVDGIDYEALTQVTNYLDSLGVRPAPPYSKAALRHESGIHVNGFLRDPDSYHIFPYASPEIWFGKCSGASNFQYLFEKQLNQPLSPQEYNRMRDKIKSFSIQEERCFSPEEIVELFKQGFFND; this is translated from the coding sequence ATGTCTAAACTTCCCTTAATTATTTCTGATGAAACCCTCCGGGATGGCGAACAGCAAGCTGGTCTTTTCCTCCCTTACGAAACTAAAAAAACTTTAGCTAAGCTCATCAGCCAAACCGGAGTTCATCAAATAGACATAATGCCAGCAGTTCACGAAACTGAAGAACATTTACTAAAAACCTTGGTGGCAGAAGGTAATGGGAGCATTATGATGGCTGCCACAATGGTTGGCAAACAATTTATCGACCAGGCTTTAGCCTGCGGAGTAGAACGAATAATTCTCTTCTATGCCGTTTCAGACCGTCTTTTGCTTTTAAGAGATGCAGAAGTTCGCAATTTAGTAGCGTCCCCAGAGAAAATAGAGGATGACAATCTCCCTAATGCACTTGTCCACCGCGTTCGCCAGAATATGATTAATAAAGTTTTGGAAAATCTGCGTTACGCGACGAGTGCAGAAGTTGGTTTAAAAGTAGAGTTTGCTGCCGAAGATGCCAGCCGGGCCGAGTTTAACTTTTTAGTGGATTGCATTCGCTCATTCCAACCCTACATCGAACACTTTGTCCTTTGCGACACAATGGGAATCCTCACTCCAGAAAAGACTTATGTATGGGTGCACGACCTCATAGAATTGACCAATAATACAGCATTGGGAGTGCATTTTCATAATGACTTAGGCATGGCTCTCGAAAATACCATTCAAGCTGTCATCGCCGGATCTTCAATGATTTCTGGGACATTTTTAGGTATCGGCGAACGGGCAGGAAATATCCCACTAGAGCAAGTTTTAAATGGACTGAGATGGCGCTTTGGAATAGAAGTAGATGGTATTGATTATGAAGCCCTCACTCAAGTAACAAACTATCTCGATTCTCTAGGAGTTCGTCCCGCTCCCCCTTACTCTAAAGCTGCCCTTCGTCACGAAAGCGGCATTCATGTAAATGGCTTTTTACGCGACCCAGATAGCTACCACATTTTTCCTTACGCCTCACCAGAAATTTGGTTTGGAAAATGCAGTGGAGCCAGCAATTTTCAGTACCTTTTTGAGAAGCAATTAAATCAGCCTCTCTCCCCTCAAGAATATAACCGAATGCGAGATAAAATTAAATCTTTTTCCATCCAAGAGGAGCGATGTTTTTCGCCTGAAGAGATAGTTGAGCTATTCAAGCAAGGATTTTTTAATGACTAA
- the leuB gene encoding 3-isopropylmalate dehydrogenase → MTKPYRVVALPGEGIGPEVVDASLKVLQHLAQLEGFSLVINDALIGQPAFNKFGNFFPAQTAQICEGSDGILFGAVTKGGILELRQHFDFFTNLRPVRPFETLLNKSSLQPQKIQGLDILFVRELVSGIYFGPSGREQDDNGSYGYHTMKYYDWQIRRIARVALQKAKERRGLLTVAHKENALPQIPWSRLVQEEAKHFPDVLVEPMLVDNLAMQLVVEPKRFDVILAGNLFGDILSDIGGALVGSIGLLPSASINEGGFGLYEAIHGTAPNIAGMGIANPLGTIGAVVLMLQQWGETNAATRLIQSIERVLALGYRTADLAPQGQEILVNTKTLTELIIQQISELVLANNE, encoded by the coding sequence ATGACTAAGCCATATCGCGTGGTAGCTCTCCCCGGTGAAGGAATCGGACCAGAAGTAGTAGATGCTTCTTTAAAGGTTCTCCAGCATTTAGCACAACTAGAAGGATTTTCTCTAGTTATAAACGATGCCTTAATCGGACAACCTGCCTTCAATAAATTTGGAAATTTTTTCCCCGCACAAACGGCACAAATATGCGAAGGGTCTGATGGAATTTTGTTCGGAGCAGTGACAAAGGGTGGTATTCTCGAACTTCGCCAACACTTCGACTTCTTTACCAATCTTCGCCCTGTGCGTCCCTTTGAAACTTTATTGAATAAATCTAGCCTCCAGCCCCAAAAGATTCAAGGACTCGATATATTGTTTGTTAGGGAATTGGTAAGCGGAATATATTTTGGCCCATCGGGACGAGAGCAAGACGATAATGGCTCTTATGGCTATCACACAATGAAATACTACGATTGGCAAATTCGCCGCATTGCTAGAGTTGCTCTCCAAAAAGCTAAAGAACGCCGAGGGTTACTCACCGTCGCCCACAAGGAAAATGCTCTCCCACAAATACCTTGGAGCCGTTTAGTGCAGGAGGAAGCTAAGCATTTCCCTGATGTTCTAGTCGAACCTATGTTAGTAGATAACTTAGCAATGCAACTCGTAGTCGAGCCGAAGCGATTTGATGTTATTCTGGCTGGGAATCTATTTGGGGATATTCTCAGCGATATCGGAGGGGCATTAGTAGGTTCCATAGGGTTATTACCCTCTGCTAGTATTAACGAGGGAGGATTCGGCCTTTATGAAGCTATACACGGTACAGCACCAAATATTGCTGGGATGGGTATTGCTAATCCTTTAGGAACGATCGGGGCTGTTGTATTAATGCTCCAACAATGGGGAGAAACCAATGCTGCTACTCGCCTAATTCAATCGATAGAAAGAGTTTTAGCTTTGGGCTACCGCACGGCTGACTTAGCCCCCCAAGGTCAAGAAATCTTGGTGAACACAAAAACTTTAACTGAGCTTATAATTCAACAGATTTCTGAGCTAGTTTTAGCAAATAATGAGTAA
- a CDS encoding aconitase/3-isopropylmalate dehydratase large subunit family protein encodes MKTEPKVLKLGDNINTDDIIPAKWCTTADPEYLKQYAFEHLIGEGNLLGYSEIEAGRNFGCGSSREHAPIAIKAAGIRKVRAHSFAEIFYRNSINIGLALEISSQPQNHPVVEAIMNAGGLIPFNQKRKRGEISIPKSATSVRAMTMAEKLLARASGNDYVQPGETVFVKVDLAMSHDAVAAPVAKVFYVHFGEDAKLWDVNRVVLVADHFIQVNDVRVDPKATLLYSEMVQFARAQGCHLLDVVSPGEAAGICHVLLPEKGFIRPGTIVAGTDSHTCTYGAFGCFSTGVGTTDMANIFAMGDMWVRVPPTLLFQLEGTLPEYITAKDIMLFILGKIGCDGAAAKVMEFRGSIIDRMPMEERMTLSNMAIECGAMCGLIAPDATTRQYLQSCGQDLFEEVVSDPDADYEEIYHFDLNDLEPQVACPPKPDQVVAISELGEVPITKAFIGSCTGGKLSDLAQAAEVLKGRHVAPGVSLFIVPASLEVRQKAENLGYMQIFEAAGATVLKSGCGACINAGLGVLNKEETGVYATNRNFKGRSGDPSANNYLASPRMVAISAVEGKISDQLSKEKVIANKLLHI; translated from the coding sequence ATGAAAACCGAACCAAAAGTGTTGAAGCTTGGGGATAATATTAATACAGACGATATTATACCAGCTAAATGGTGTACTACTGCTGACCCAGAGTATTTAAAACAGTATGCTTTTGAACATCTAATTGGTGAAGGAAATCTTCTGGGCTATAGTGAAATTGAAGCCGGACGCAATTTCGGCTGTGGTTCAAGTCGGGAACACGCTCCTATTGCTATTAAAGCTGCTGGTATTAGAAAAGTCCGCGCTCATTCTTTTGCGGAGATATTTTACCGAAATAGTATCAATATTGGTCTGGCTTTAGAAATTTCTTCCCAACCGCAAAATCATCCAGTAGTTGAAGCTATCATGAATGCAGGAGGTTTAATTCCCTTTAACCAAAAGCGCAAAAGAGGTGAAATTTCTATTCCTAAAAGTGCAACTTCTGTTAGGGCAATGACTATGGCAGAAAAACTTTTGGCACGCGCTTCGGGAAATGATTATGTACAGCCAGGAGAAACAGTTTTTGTTAAGGTCGATCTAGCGATGTCTCACGATGCTGTAGCTGCACCAGTTGCTAAGGTTTTTTACGTGCATTTTGGGGAAGATGCCAAACTTTGGGATGTCAACCGCGTTGTTTTAGTAGCCGATCACTTTATCCAAGTTAACGATGTGCGAGTAGACCCTAAAGCTACTTTACTATATTCGGAAATGGTGCAGTTTGCACGAGCGCAAGGTTGTCATTTATTAGATGTAGTTTCCCCTGGAGAAGCGGCGGGTATTTGCCACGTTTTACTGCCTGAAAAGGGTTTTATTCGTCCAGGTACGATTGTCGCCGGGACGGATTCTCACACTTGCACCTATGGGGCATTTGGTTGTTTTTCCACTGGTGTGGGAACGACGGATATGGCGAATATATTTGCAATGGGGGATATGTGGGTGCGAGTTCCTCCCACTCTACTTTTTCAACTTGAAGGAACTTTGCCCGAATATATTACTGCTAAGGATATTATGCTGTTTATCCTGGGCAAAATCGGCTGTGACGGTGCTGCGGCTAAGGTGATGGAATTTCGAGGCAGTATTATTGATCGAATGCCAATGGAAGAACGCATGACTTTATCTAATATGGCAATCGAGTGTGGTGCAATGTGTGGGTTAATTGCTCCTGATGCTACAACTCGCCAATATTTACAAAGCTGCGGTCAAGATTTATTTGAGGAAGTTGTTAGTGACCCGGATGCTGATTATGAAGAAATCTATCATTTTGATTTAAATGATTTAGAACCACAGGTGGCTTGTCCTCCTAAACCCGACCAAGTAGTTGCAATTAGTGAGTTAGGAGAAGTGCCTATTACTAAGGCTTTTATTGGTTCTTGCACGGGGGGGAAACTTTCCGATTTGGCGCAAGCTGCTGAGGTTCTTAAAGGTCGTCATGTAGCTCCTGGTGTGAGTCTTTTTATTGTGCCAGCTTCTTTGGAGGTGCGTCAAAAGGCTGAGAATTTAGGGTATATGCAAATATTTGAAGCGGCGGGAGCAACTGTTCTTAAATCAGGTTGTGGTGCTTGTATTAATGCTGGACTTGGGGTGTTAAATAAGGAGGAGACGGGCGTTTATGCTACCAATCGTAATTTTAAAGGGCGAAGCGGCGATCCAAGTGCGAATAACTATTTAGCTTCTCCCCGCATGGTGGCTATTTCGGCAGTTGAGGGAAAAATTAGCGATCAGCTTAGTAAGGAGAAGGTAATAGCTAATAAACTCTTGCACATCTAA
- a CDS encoding trifunctional serine/threonine-protein kinase/ATP-binding protein/sensor histidine kinase gives MSIKIKYKLIEKINEGLNTVVYRAQRKEDGQAVIIKLLRAEYPTLEEIMQLRHEYEIARNLNLEGIVKPHGLENHRNGLALILEDSKGEALKKFLSQRQLELKEFLSIAIQLADTLGKLHDNKIIHKDIKPTNIIITPNTLEVKITDFSIATRLSRETQTLSHPTLLEGTLAYISPEQTGRMNRSIDYRTDFYSLGVTFYEMMCGELPFKTTDPMELVHCHIAKQPVPLWEIMELKEQNSGLEVTQEHLNSKIKNRAIIKAISDIVMKLLAKTAEDRYQSGYGLKADLEQCLNQLQQTGTIGNFIPGERDKSGKFSIPQKLYGRETQVANLMDAFDRVSRGKAEIMLVSGYSGIGKSCLVYEVHKPIVGARGYFISGKFDQFKRNIPYGALIQAFEELIRQLLTENSERIDFWKQQILNELGQNTRVIIDVIPELELIVGEQPEVSRLGASESQNRFNLAFKQFIHIFTQKAHPLVLFLDDLQWADSASLKLIHVLLTDKDSQYLLVIGAYRDNEVSPTHPLMQTLDSIYSSGSIVNNIILQPLTLSTVNQLVADTLGDNGSSAVSPLAYVSEQKGETEEESLLAKNNNDEIEKCKLLAELVFNKTQGNPFFLTQLLTSLYAEKLLKFDFSLGKWQWDMSQIQSIAIADYNVVELIARNILKLPSDTQKVLKLAACIGNRFNLDVLAIVSEKSISETASALWDGLQTGLILPFGESAYKIPLLCKGNESLTIANSQGSQLEINTYKVSYRFLHDRVQQAAYSLIPTKQQKATHLKIGQLLLQNTNQEALEENVFDIVSQLNVGVEFITEQAEKYQLAQLNLMAGRKAKAASAYEAAVMQLRVGLNLLAENSWQSNYDLTLALYVEAVEAEYLNTNYERSAALAEVVLQQANTLLERVKVYELQIQFYMAQNQMLKAIDTGLEVLGMLGVSLSNDEGDGGFLVELPKLTDLDNIPEMTDPYKIAVLRILMSLVSPAYTTKPEIVPLIVLAQINLCVEHGYSALSAFTYAFYGVIVYANSGDIDTAYHASQLGLKLLDKFDTNFIKCKVYSLFNGLIRPWKAHLNYALQPLQESMQSGLETGDIEYAGYSATAYCASLFLTGERLDIVEQQQTQYVDLALKIKQDYSIYYIKMLHQLTLNLQKEANDKCQLVGDSFDETQMLPVFIEANNLILLFIAYLAKTILFYLFKEPKNAIASGSLAAEHAVSVMNMIVSAAHNFYYSLALLAQYSKASSSEQEQYLDIVEKNQQKMRQWADSAPFNFQHKYELVEAEKARTQGQILEAMEYYDRAITGAKEQGYFQEEAIASELAAEFYFSLGRDKFAQIYLTQAYYGYIRWGAKAKVKDLESRYPLVFSEMLMRESTGIEINKTTTSTTGGSSAVLDLSTVNKASLALAEEIVLDKLLDKLLKIVMENAGATNSSLILEKDGKLLIEATGVVDKNTVVWCCESPVENSENIPISIINYVGIAKENVVLNDATVSGRFINDSYIIKTQPKSILSMPIINQGKLIGILYLENNITSGAFTPQRLEVLKILSSQIAISLKNAMLYGKLETATQRLKTANEQLDDYNQTLEQKVEARTVELQEKNILLREQAIQIELALQELQAAQTQLIQTEKMSSLGQMVAGIAHEINNPINFIYGNLTHASDYFHDLLGVLNLYQQQLPNATPEINNLAENVDLEFLISDFPRLLDSMQVGAERIRQIVLSLRNFSRLDEAVMKEVDIHEGLDSTLLLLQNQLKARPENRGIEIVKEYANLPSVECYPGFLNQVFMNILSNAIDAIEESFVVSPTVAGEKKELVTNKKGKICIRTSVVNGNKVHICIADNGAGMTEEVCQRVFDPFFTTKPVGSGTGLGLAISYQIVVEKHHGRLTCISALGKGAEFVIEIPIKQETQHR, from the coding sequence ATGAGTATCAAGATCAAATACAAACTAATAGAAAAAATTAACGAGGGTTTGAATACAGTAGTCTATCGTGCCCAGAGAAAAGAAGATGGACAGGCTGTCATCATCAAGCTTTTGAGAGCAGAATATCCTACTCTCGAAGAAATCATGCAATTGAGACATGAATATGAAATTGCTAGAAATCTTAATTTAGAAGGGATTGTCAAGCCCCACGGATTAGAAAACCATCGTAATGGTCTGGCATTAATATTAGAAGATTCAAAAGGAGAAGCCCTCAAAAAGTTTTTGAGCCAGCGCCAACTGGAACTTAAAGAGTTTTTATCAATTGCTATTCAGTTAGCAGACACTCTTGGTAAATTGCATGACAATAAAATTATTCATAAAGATATCAAGCCCACCAATATCATCATCACTCCTAATACCCTCGAAGTAAAAATTACCGACTTTAGCATTGCCACGCGATTATCTAGAGAGACGCAAACACTCAGTCATCCCACTTTACTAGAAGGAACCCTAGCCTATATATCGCCAGAACAAACAGGGCGAATGAATCGCTCAATTGACTACCGCACTGATTTCTATTCTTTAGGGGTTACATTTTATGAAATGATGTGTGGTGAACTGCCATTTAAGACTACAGATCCAATGGAATTAGTTCACTGTCATATTGCTAAACAGCCTGTCCCACTTTGGGAGATTATGGAGTTAAAAGAGCAAAATAGCGGATTAGAAGTCACGCAGGAACATCTCAACTCTAAAATCAAAAATCGCGCGATTATCAAAGCAATTTCTGACATTGTGATGAAATTACTAGCCAAGACTGCTGAAGATAGATATCAAAGTGGTTATGGTCTTAAGGCAGATCTAGAACAATGTCTAAATCAATTGCAACAAACGGGAACAATTGGTAACTTCATTCCGGGCGAGCGTGATAAGTCAGGTAAATTTTCAATTCCCCAAAAACTCTATGGCAGAGAAACACAAGTAGCCAATCTAATGGATGCTTTTGACAGAGTTAGCAGGGGAAAAGCGGAGATTATGCTAGTTTCCGGCTACTCAGGCATAGGTAAATCTTGCTTAGTTTATGAAGTCCACAAACCCATTGTCGGAGCAAGAGGTTATTTTATATCAGGGAAGTTTGACCAGTTTAAACGGAATATTCCCTATGGAGCCTTAATTCAAGCTTTTGAAGAACTAATTCGGCAATTGTTAACAGAAAACTCTGAAAGAATTGACTTTTGGAAACAGCAGATTTTAAATGAGTTAGGTCAAAATACTAGAGTTATAATTGACGTTATTCCCGAATTGGAATTGATCGTTGGCGAGCAACCTGAAGTTTCTCGATTAGGGGCAAGCGAATCACAAAACCGTTTTAATCTGGCCTTTAAACAGTTCATTCATATTTTCACTCAAAAAGCACATCCGCTAGTTCTATTTTTAGATGATTTACAGTGGGCAGATTCTGCTTCCTTAAAATTGATTCATGTGCTGCTAACTGACAAAGATAGCCAATATTTATTAGTAATTGGAGCCTATCGAGATAACGAAGTCAGCCCAACTCACCCGTTAATGCAGACCTTAGATAGTATTTATTCATCGGGATCGATCGTAAATAATATTATTCTGCAACCGTTGACACTTAGTACAGTCAATCAATTAGTTGCTGACACCTTGGGTGACAACGGCTCATCAGCAGTCTCCCCTCTTGCTTATGTTTCGGAGCAAAAGGGAGAAACTGAGGAAGAAAGTTTGCTTGCTAAAAACAATAACGATGAAATAGAAAAGTGCAAGTTATTAGCTGAGCTAGTTTTCAATAAAACTCAAGGTAATCCCTTTTTTCTCACTCAACTGCTCACATCCCTTTACGCCGAAAAACTGTTGAAATTCGACTTCAGCCTTGGCAAATGGCAGTGGGATATGAGCCAGATTCAAAGTATTGCGATCGCAGATTATAATGTCGTCGAACTCATAGCCAGAAATATTCTAAAACTGCCTTCCGACACCCAGAAAGTTTTAAAGTTAGCGGCTTGTATTGGCAACAGGTTTAATTTAGATGTTTTGGCAATAGTAAGTGAAAAATCTATATCAGAAACGGCATCTGCTTTATGGGATGGGCTTCAGACTGGTCTAATTTTGCCCTTTGGAGAAAGTGCTTACAAAATACCGTTACTGTGCAAGGGGAATGAGTCTTTGACAATAGCCAATAGTCAAGGATCGCAATTAGAAATTAATACTTACAAAGTATCTTACAGATTTTTGCATGACCGGGTGCAACAAGCGGCTTATTCTCTAATTCCTACTAAGCAGCAAAAAGCTACCCACCTAAAAATCGGTCAACTACTGTTACAGAATACAAATCAAGAAGCTTTAGAAGAAAATGTCTTTGATATTGTTAGCCAGCTAAATGTGGGAGTAGAATTCATTACCGAGCAAGCAGAAAAATACCAGCTTGCTCAATTAAATTTAATGGCTGGTCGAAAAGCCAAAGCAGCTTCAGCTTATGAAGCTGCTGTCATGCAATTAAGAGTAGGATTAAACCTCTTAGCAGAAAACAGTTGGCAGAGTAACTACGATCTGACACTTGCACTTTATGTAGAAGCCGTAGAAGCGGAATATCTCAATACCAATTACGAAAGGTCAGCAGCTCTTGCAGAAGTTGTTCTACAACAAGCTAACACCCTGCTCGAAAGAGTGAAAGTATATGAGTTACAAATCCAGTTTTATATGGCTCAAAACCAAATGTTAAAAGCCATCGATACTGGGCTGGAAGTGCTGGGTATGCTGGGTGTTTCCTTATCAAATGACGAAGGCGATGGGGGTTTTCTGGTTGAGTTGCCCAAGCTCACGGACTTAGACAATATCCCAGAGATGACCGATCCTTACAAAATAGCAGTATTAAGGATACTAATGTCCCTTGTTTCTCCTGCTTACACTACCAAGCCTGAGATTGTGCCCCTGATTGTATTGGCTCAGATCAATCTCTGTGTTGAACACGGTTATTCAGCATTAAGCGCTTTTACTTATGCTTTTTATGGTGTGATTGTGTACGCGAACAGTGGCGACATAGATACAGCATATCATGCAAGTCAGCTAGGTTTAAAGCTATTAGATAAGTTTGATACCAACTTTATTAAATGTAAAGTTTACAGTTTATTTAACGGTTTGATTAGACCCTGGAAAGCGCATCTCAATTACGCATTACAACCGCTTCAAGAGAGTATGCAAAGTGGACTGGAAACTGGAGATATAGAATATGCTGGCTATAGTGCTACTGCTTATTGCGCTAGCCTGTTTTTAACTGGGGAGCGATTAGACATTGTAGAGCAGCAACAAACGCAGTATGTTGATTTAGCGCTGAAAATAAAACAAGACTATTCTATTTATTACATTAAGATGTTGCACCAACTGACGTTAAATCTTCAAAAGGAAGCCAATGATAAATGTCAGTTGGTGGGTGATAGTTTTGATGAAACACAAATGCTGCCTGTTTTTATTGAAGCTAACAATCTGATTTTGCTGTTTATTGCCTATCTCGCAAAGACGATTTTATTTTATCTGTTTAAAGAACCCAAGAATGCTATTGCCAGCGGCAGTTTAGCAGCAGAACACGCTGTCAGTGTGATGAACATGATAGTATCTGCCGCTCACAACTTCTATTATTCGCTGGCTCTCCTTGCTCAATATTCCAAAGCTTCAAGCTCAGAGCAAGAACAATACCTGGATATTGTAGAGAAAAATCAGCAAAAAATGCGACAATGGGCAGATTCTGCTCCCTTTAACTTCCAGCATAAGTACGAACTGGTGGAGGCTGAGAAAGCACGGACTCAAGGGCAAATTCTAGAAGCAATGGAATATTATGACCGAGCTATAACGGGAGCTAAAGAACAAGGATATTTTCAGGAAGAAGCAATAGCTTCGGAACTAGCGGCCGAGTTTTATTTCTCCCTCGGTAGAGACAAGTTTGCTCAAATTTATTTAACACAGGCTTACTACGGATATATTCGTTGGGGAGCTAAAGCTAAAGTTAAAGATTTAGAGTCTAGATATCCCTTGGTATTTTCCGAGATGCTGATGCGAGAATCCACAGGTATAGAGATTAATAAGACAACAACTTCGACCACAGGAGGAAGTTCTGCGGTTTTGGATTTGTCTACTGTGAACAAAGCATCTCTGGCTTTGGCTGAAGAAATAGTTCTCGATAAATTGCTGGATAAGCTACTGAAAATTGTGATGGAAAATGCCGGAGCTACTAATAGCTCTCTGATTTTAGAAAAAGATGGAAAGCTTTTGATAGAAGCTACAGGTGTTGTGGATAAAAATACTGTTGTATGGTGTTGTGAATCACCAGTTGAAAACAGTGAAAATATACCTATTTCTATAATTAACTACGTGGGAATAGCTAAAGAAAATGTTGTGTTAAATGATGCAACAGTATCAGGAAGATTTATAAACGATTCTTACATTATAAAAACACAGCCCAAGTCAATATTGTCTATGCCTATTATTAATCAAGGCAAGCTAATTGGCATCCTTTACTTAGAAAATAATATCACAAGTGGTGCTTTTACACCTCAGCGGCTGGAAGTCTTAAAAATACTTTCTTCTCAGATAGCTATCTCCCTTAAAAATGCGATGCTTTATGGGAAATTGGAAACTGCAACTCAAAGGCTGAAAACAGCTAACGAGCAATTAGACGATTACAACCAAACCCTAGAACAGAAAGTGGAAGCAAGGACGGTAGAGTTACAAGAAAAAAATATACTTTTGAGAGAACAAGCAATTCAGATTGAACTTGCTCTACAGGAATTGCAAGCGGCACAGACTCAACTAATTCAAACGGAAAAAATGTCAAGTCTGGGGCAAATGGTTGCTGGTATAGCTCACGAAATCAATAATCCGATTAACTTTATATATGGCAATCTTACCCATGCTAGTGACTATTTCCATGACTTATTGGGAGTACTGAATCTTTACCAGCAGCAATTGCCTAATGCAACTCCTGAGATTAATAACCTTGCAGAAAATGTCGATCTGGAATTCTTAATTTCTGATTTTCCTCGACTGCTTGATTCGATGCAGGTAGGGGCGGAACGCATTCGCCAGATTGTCTTGTCGTTGCGGAATTTCTCGCGCTTAGATGAGGCGGTAATGAAAGAAGTAGATATCCATGAAGGACTCGATAGCACTCTGCTTTTGTTGCAAAATCAGCTAAAAGCTAGGCCAGAAAATAGAGGTATTGAAATTGTTAAAGAGTATGCAAATCTACCGAGTGTAGAGTGTTACCCCGGCTTCCTGAACCAAGTATTTATGAATATACTCAGTAATGCTATTGATGCGATAGAAGAGTCATTTGTGGTTTCTCCTACAGTAGCAGGAGAGAAAAAAGAACTTGTGACCAATAAAAAAGGAAAAATTTGCATTCGCACCAGTGTCGTCAATGGTAACAAAGTGCATATTTGTATTGCTGACAATGGAGCGGGGATGACAGAGGAAGTATGCCAAAGGGTTTTCGATCCTTTCTTTACTACAAAACCTGTTGGCTCTGGTACTGGTTTGGGTTTAGCTATTAGCTATCAAATTGTAGTGGAAAAACATCATGGTAGGCTAACTTGTATTTCAGCACTTGGAAAGGGAGCGGAATTTGTGATTGAGATTCCGATCAAGCAGGAAACTCAACACAGGTGA
- a CDS encoding DUF3611 family protein: MSNQLESFSSLPPAVQRVASALRNVGWVCFWAQSVLSVVAALILLFAIPFALPSAASGARSTNPGTGGGLFFAICGLGVLAYSVYRAFRYTRLSRELRSPSTTTRPKKADTIQAVRLALMSNTVGMFLTILGAEAISGTLLAKSLAQPQALYNPNINFNQFIQPLDIFVVLANTHAIFAHFIGIVAALWLLERIYKQ; this comes from the coding sequence ATGTCAAATCAGTTAGAGTCCTTTTCGTCACTTCCGCCTGCTGTGCAGCGAGTTGCTTCTGCCCTTCGTAATGTAGGGTGGGTTTGCTTTTGGGCGCAATCAGTGCTATCAGTAGTTGCGGCGCTGATTTTGCTATTTGCTATCCCCTTTGCTTTGCCAAGTGCGGCTTCTGGTGCGCGTTCAACAAATCCTGGTACTGGTGGGGGTTTATTTTTTGCGATTTGCGGGCTAGGGGTACTAGCTTATAGTGTTTATCGAGCTTTCCGCTACACTCGCTTGTCCAGAGAATTGCGATCGCCCAGTACTACTACCCGCCCCAAGAAGGCTGACACGATTCAAGCAGTACGATTGGCCCTCATGAGCAATACGGTGGGGATGTTTCTGACTATACTAGGAGCAGAAGCGATCAGCGGCACGCTGTTAGCTAAATCTCTGGCTCAGCCACAAGCTTTATACAACCCCAATATCAATTTTAACCAGTTCATCCAGCCCCTCGATATTTTTGTGGTACTGGCTAACACCCACGCTATTTTTGCCCACTTTATCGGTATTGTTGCCGCCCTTTGGTTACTAGAGCGTATTTATAAGCAGTAG